Proteins from a single region of Hydra vulgaris chromosome 12, alternate assembly HydraT2T_AEP:
- the LOC100215805 gene encoding LOW QUALITY PROTEIN: carbonyl reductase [NADPH] 1 isoform X2 (The sequence of the model RefSeq protein was modified relative to this genomic sequence to represent the inferred CDS: inserted 2 bases in 1 codon), with protein MSSQRVFVVTGSNKGIGKSIVKLLLQEKEEKIVYLTSRNKELGLKAVQELAALNLHAQYHQFDITDQSSIQCLRDHLLSKYGGLDXKLGGSEEAEVTITTNFLGVISVCDSLFPILKPNSRVVHLSSLAGELAYERLSDNRKEQFRDKNLTVDGIYVISILSTVKMIIKAVAHFGVSILTQIQQREFDKNPDLKIVVNSCHPGIVDTDMNGGRYFDMITPDEGADTPTYLALLPVTDSWVPMGSYHKLKNVVSYPPL; from the exons atgtCATCACAACGAGTTTTTGTTGTTACTGGATCAAACAAAGGAATTGGTAAatcaatagtaaaacttcttttgcaggaaaaagaagaaaaaattgtgTATTTAACATCAAGGAATAAAGAACTTGGACTTAAAGCTGTTCAAGAACTAGCAGCATTAAATCTGCATGCTCAGTATCATCAGTTTGATATCACAGATCAAAGTAGTATACAGTGTTTACGTGATcatttactttcaaaatatgGTGGTTTAGA TAAATTAGGTGGTTCAGAAGAAGCAGAGGTTACAAttactacaaattttttggGTGTAATATCAGTTTGTGATTCTCTATTTCCGATTTTAAAACCTAATTCTAGAGTTGTTCATTTGTCAAGCTTAGCAGGTGAACTTGCTTATGAAAGATTATCTGATAATCGTAAAGAGCAGTTTAGAGACAAAAACTTAACTGTTGATGGTATATATGTTATTTCCATTTTGTCAACTGTTAAAATGATCATAAAAGCCGTAGCACA ttttggtgTTTCAATTTTGACACAAATTCAACAACGTGAGTTTGATAAAaatccagatttaaaaattgttgtaaacTCCTGTCATCCAGGTATTGTTGATACAGACATGAATGGTGGGAGGTACTTTGACATGATCACTCCAGATGAAGGTGCTGATACGCCTACTTATTTAGCTCTTCTTCCGGTGACAGATAGTTGGGTACCAATGGGGAGTTATCATAAATTAAAGAATGTTGTATCGTATCCTCCATTATAA
- the LOC100200320 gene encoding carbonyl reductase [NADPH] 1 produces the protein MSPRVFVVTGSNKGIGKSIVKLLLQDKEEKIVYLTSRNIELGLKAEEELAALNLHAEYHQLDITDQNSINSLRDHLLSKHGGLDVLVNNAAIAYKEASNAPFSEQAEVTINANFFGTVQVCDALFPILKPNARVVHVSSMVSEYAFNKLSDGRKQQFKNSDLTINGLKDLLLLFVEHAKSDTLVENGWPKTAYGMSKVGVSILTQLQQRKFDKNPELNITVNSCCPGLVNTDMTGGKYDNMLTPDEGADTPTYLTLLPVGDNSMPKGCFYKLRNPVPYPPSS, from the exons ATGTCACCGCGTGTTTTTGTAGTTACTGGATCAAACAAAGGAATAGGAAAATCAATAGTAAAACTACTTTTACAggataaagaagaaaaaattgtgTACTTAACATCAAGAAATATAGAACTTGGACTTAAAGCTGAAGAAGAATTAGCTGCTTTAAACCTGCATGCTGAATATCATCAGCTTGATATCACAGATCAAAATAGCATTAATTCTCTCCGTGATCATTTACTTTCCAAGCACGGTGGTCTTGATGTGTTAGTTAACAATGCAGCCATTGCTTATAAGGAAGCTAGCAATGCACCATTTTCAGAGCAAGCAGAAGTTACTAttaatgcaaacttttttggtACAGTTCAAGTTTGCGATGCTCTCTTTCCTATATTAAAACCAAATGCTAGAGTAGTTCACGTATCCAGCATGGTTAGTGAATATGCTTTTAACAAGTTATCTGATGGTCGCAAGCAACAATTCAAAAACAGTGATCTCACTATAAatg gactTAAAGATTTACTTTTGTTGTTTGTGGAACATGCAAAAAGTGACACATTAGTCGAAAATGGATGGCCTAAGACCGCATATGGAATGTCTAAAGTTGGTGTTTCCATTTTAACACAACTCCAGCAACGGAAGTTTGACAAAAATCCTGAATTAAACATTACTGTTAATTCTTGTTGTCCGGGTCTCGTCAATACTGATATGACTGGTGGAAAATATGATAACATGTTAACTCCAGATGAAGGCGCTGATACGCCTACTTATCTTACTTTGCTTCCCGTCGGAGATAATTCAATGCCAAAgggttgtttttataaattaagaaatccTGTTCCTTATCCACCATCCTCATAA